One window from the genome of Dioscorea cayenensis subsp. rotundata cultivar TDr96_F1 chromosome 3, TDr96_F1_v2_PseudoChromosome.rev07_lg8_w22 25.fasta, whole genome shotgun sequence encodes:
- the LOC120250281 gene encoding octapeptide-repeat protein T2-like: MAARSGGGTRRPRVAARERGGKRAARDKGREPGEARGLGAGRRTGPGAHTQSEREREKAKREREEITGGSEGRERLPVSGRERRPGRDGRKRGRSSGGKRRPIAMEEAAAKTSSEREN; the protein is encoded by the coding sequence ATGGCGGCCAGGAGCGGGGGAGGGACGCGAAGGCCGCGAGTGGCGGCCCGAGAGCGGGGAGGAAAGCGGGCGGCCAGGGACAAGGGCCGGGAGCCGGGGGAGGCACGGGGCCTGGGAGCGGGGAGACGGACAGGGCCGGGAGCACACACTcaaagcgagagagagagagagaaagccaaacgagagagagaagagatcACGGGAGGAAGCGAAGGCCGGGAGCGGCTCCCGGTCTCGGGGAGGGAGAGGCGGCCCGGTCGCGATGGAAGGAAGAGGGGACGATCGAGTGGAGGAAAGAGGCGACCGATCGCGATGGAGGAAGCGGCGGCCAAGACCTCCAGCGAGAGAGAGAACTAA